From a single Mycolicibacterium moriokaense genomic region:
- a CDS encoding WhiB family transcriptional regulator produces MHKQAGAHLRAVNASEAPAVIEGSPIGVCTQDPDRWTTAADKGAKALCRTCPLRWRCAQEACLTPGAEGVWAGILIPEGGRARRFALKQLRSLAEQNGYPVRKTG; encoded by the coding sequence ATGCACAAGCAGGCGGGCGCACATCTGCGCGCAGTAAATGCGTCCGAGGCCCCTGCTGTCATCGAGGGGTCACCGATCGGGGTCTGTACGCAGGACCCCGATCGGTGGACGACGGCGGCCGACAAAGGCGCGAAGGCACTGTGCCGGACCTGCCCCCTTCGGTGGCGGTGCGCTCAAGAAGCGTGCCTGACTCCGGGGGCCGAGGGAGTATGGGCCGGCATCTTGATACCGGAGGGAGGACGTGCACGCCGATTCGCACTGAAGCAGCTGCGGTCCCTGGCGGAGCAGAACGGATATCCCGTACGAAAGACGGGCTAG